Proteins encoded by one window of Salvia splendens isolate huo1 unplaced genomic scaffold, SspV2 ctg244, whole genome shotgun sequence:
- the LOC121789458 gene encoding mRNA-decapping enzyme-like protein, producing MSKMKEKLKPILDEKITKHLNLTVLQRIDPCVQEIIAGATHVAIYEFDIDTLEWSRKNVQGTLFVVKRNTEPHFQFLVMNRKSTENLVESLWGNFEYEVHGPYVLYRNHCKEVNGIWFYDTKECEEISNLFGRILNEYYEEPTKLKVSSREIKVEKDDTLEHHLRLSLKLKKDDQSCVQNLSVIVNLSSKKADS from the exons ATGTCGAagatgaaggagaaattgaaACCGATCCTGGATGAGAAGATCACCAAACATCTGAATCTGACCGTGCTGCAGAGGATCGATCCTTGCGTTCAGGAGATCATCGCCGGCGCTACTCATGTCGCCATCTACGAATTTGACATCGACACTTTGGAGTGG AGTCGGAAGAATGTTCAAGGCACACTTTTCGTTGTGAAAAG GAATACTGAACCGCACTTCCAGTTTCTAGTAATGAATCGTAAAAGCACAG AAAATCTGGTGGAGAGTCTCTGGGGAAATTTTGAGTATGAAGTGCATGGTCCATACGTGTTATACAGAAACCACTGTAAAGAGGTAAATGGAATATGGTTCTATGATACGAAGGAGTGTGAGGAGATTTCAAATCTGTTTGGCAG GATACTTAATGAATATTACGAGGAGCCGACAAAGTTGAAAGTGTCATCAAGAGAAAT CAAAGTTGAAAAGGATGACACCCTAGAGCATCATCTACGGCTATCGCTAAAGTTGAAAAAGGATGATCAATCTTGT GTGCAAAATTTATCAGTAATAGTTAACCTGTCGAGTAAGAAGGCAGATTCTTAA